A single genomic interval of Sebastes umbrosus isolate fSebUmb1 chromosome 11, fSebUmb1.pri, whole genome shotgun sequence harbors:
- the LOC119497709 gene encoding C-X-C chemokine receptor type 3-like, protein MDVHLDGLFSQNVSYDYDQDYLYEEDVELKTSKVVLIPLLYSLELVIGLLGNGLLLAVLAQKIRSWTITDTFVLHQCVADVLLLLTLPLWAAQAAQQRGWCFGAFLCKINGAVFNINFFCGIFLLVCISLDRYLSIAHTTQLYSKKKPRLAHISCLSVWIVSIFLTFPDCFFLEARVDLALDKTLCFHSYSQPVTNWQLASRLLHHTLGFLLPSAALIICCSCILQRLQRSSSISPKKQWAIMIMLPLVVVFLLCWMPYNITLIVDTFKSSSKELERSLKKALSITSGLGCMHACLRPLLYLGLCANFRKRTLAMLRCDKVESESWLWELDVGEEDLSDQNHEVEELNQRTSVDPVQSTEC, encoded by the exons ATGGACGTGCATCTCGATGGATTGTTTAGCCAGAACGTCAGCTACGACTACGATCAGGACTATTTGTATGAAGAGGACGTTGAGTTAAAAACCAGTAAAGTGGTGTTGATCCCGCTCCTGTACTCCCTGGAGCTGGTTATAGGCCTGCTGGGGAATGGCCTGCTCCTGGCTGTCCTGGCTCAGAAGATACGATCCTGGACTATAACAGACACCTTCGTCCTCCACCAGTGTGTCGCCgatgtcctgctgctgctgacgctGCCCTTATGGGCTGCACAGGCCGCTCAACAACGTGGATGGTGCTTTGGGGCTTTTCTCTGCAAGATTAATGGAGCTGTTTTTAAT ATCAACTTCTTCTGTGGGATCTTTCTACTGGTTTGCATCAGTCTGGATCGCTACCTGTCCATCGCCCACACCACCCAGCTATACTCCAAGAAGAAGCCCAGGTTGGCTCATATCAGCTGCCTGTCGGTCTGGATCGTCTCCATCTTCCTCACCTTCCCTGACTGTTTTTTCCTGGAGGCGAGGGTCGACCTAGCACTAGACAAAACCCTGTGTTTTCACAGCTACTCTCAGCCGGTAACTAATTGGCAGCTGGCATCACGCCTGCTCCACCACACGCTGGGCTTCCTGCTGCCTTCAGCCGCCCTGATCATCTGCTGCTCCTGTATCCTGCAGCGGCTGCAGCGTAGCAGCTCTATAAGCCCCAAGAAGCAGTGGGCCATCATGATCATGCTGCCCCTGGTAGTGGTCTTCCTTCTCTGCTGGATGCCATACAACATCACCCTCATTGTTGACACTTTCAAAAGCAGCTCTAAGGAGCTGGAACGCTCCCTGAAAAAAGCTCTGAGTATCACATCTGGTCTGGGCTGCATGCACGCCTGCCTCAGGCCGCTACTCTATCTCGGCCTGTGTGCAAACTTCAGGAAACGGACGCTGGCCATGTTGAGATGCGATAAAGTTGAATCTGAGAGCTGGCTGTGGGAGTTGGACGTGGGCGAGGAGGACCTCTCCGACCAGAATCACGAGGTGGAAGAGCTGAACCAGAGGACAAGTGTAGATCCGGTGCAGTCAACTGAGTGctga